One stretch of Armigeres subalbatus isolate Guangzhou_Male chromosome 2, GZ_Asu_2, whole genome shotgun sequence DNA includes these proteins:
- the LOC134217736 gene encoding uncharacterized protein LOC134217736: MSMAISELSSAFAILALLLHLSFSQELQDLLPNESGSDDKIVTPSLVDDYVNCPPDDGENMIVLGSIEDENDSDSISDSSDYYAYDYGAPDDRMITRVNAKLIELVNEDLLEEASTEGETTPTTDTTAFDGDEEASGENDSTDSAVIEIDTLDIDDNQDMKGLDSRFAEFVEQHPEEHPVMSPNYPNPYPNSVNTFEEYTITGGNGIQINIHDIDMAHDTDFLFIRGGALSDEEEKGVTLTGEDTAPLRFLIPHTTTFSVHFVSQHDSSENQTHKGYFLTYAPFGTVVSLTTPTTTEMIVPREELQWFRREVSIREIMMVSVETWPNVKAALANASNAFVEMHQLKYKPCRADDVKILVQKCPDTWPGYEECVSLEFAIPLRPIVVIEEEPEGMDTKRRFVQGKGFIPLTTTEEPEAEYQLTKANLEHMWNEFGAMALAEVGIEVYKMPENSSVLLIWIAISVCVLAAFIFVLYSIWKIDFFKDYRRISKLTREPQDEDRSELKKKEFDISMFPSPHQIVPSLFPTGDPYGDRANEAQYAYDNSTMNPFAEDLNDSSKFSNNHAPRSHQSPKQQVFEPLSPLDYSPSIVDFNEIPETRSPRRSRNSNPFLPPSHSSGPAIGGDR, translated from the exons ATGAGTATGGCCATTTCAGAGCTTTCAAGTGCATTTGCGATATTAG ctttgctgCTACACTTGAGTTTCAGTCAAGAGTTGCAAGATCTGCTGCCGAACGAAAGTGGGTCGGATGATAAAATCGTGACACCATCTCTGGTAGATGATTACGTGAATTGCCCTCCCGACGATGGTGAAAATATGATCGTTTTGGGAAGCATAGAAGATGAAAACGATTCGGATAGCATATCAGACTCGTCCGATTACTATGCTTATGACTATGGCGCACCCGATGATCGGATGATTACTAGGGTGAACGCTAAACTTATAGAATTGGTTAACGAAGATCTGCTCGAAGAAGCTTCAACGGAAGGTGAAACAACCCCCACAACGGATACAACAGCTTTCGATGGAGATGAGGAAGCTAGTGGAGAAAATGACAGCACAGACAGTGCTGTAATAGAGATTGATACACTAGATATTGACGATAACCAGGATATGAAGGGACTCGACAGCAGGTTTGCCGAGTTTGTTGAACAGCACCCTGAAGAACATCCTGTGATGTCCCCAAACTATCCAAATCCATATCCAAATTCAGTCAACACTTTCGAAGA ATACACGATAACAGGCGGCAATGGAATTCAAATTAATATCCATGATATTGACATGGCCCACGATACAGACTTTCTTTTTATCAGAGGGGGTGCCTTAAGCGATGAGGAAGAAAAAGGGGTCACTTTAACAGGAGAAGACACGGCCCCTCTTCGTTTCCTAATCCCCCACACCACAACCTTTTCCGTTCATTTTGTATCGCAGCACGACTCCTCTGAAAATCAAACACATAAAGGATACTTTTTGACGTACGCTCCATTTGGTACCGTTGTGTCGCTCACTACTCCAACTACTACGGAAATGATTGTTCCTCGTGAAGAGCTGCAGTGGTTCCGTCGGGAGGTTTCCATTAGGGAGATCATGATGGTTTCAGTCGAAACGTGGCCAAACGTTAAAGCGGCTTTGGCGAACGCTTCCAATGCGTTCGTGGAAATGCACCAACTGAAGTACAAACCATGTCG AGCGGACGACGTCAAAATTTTGGTTCAAAAATGTCCCGATACCTGGCCTGGTTACGAGGAGTGCGTCAGTCTAGAATTCGCCATTCCACTCCGGCCCATTGTAGTAATCGAAGAGGAGCCGGAAGGAATGGACACAAAACGTAGATTTGTGCAGGGCAAGGGCTTCATACCGTTGACTACCACTGAGGAACCGGAGGCGGAATATCAGCTGACGAAGGCAAATCTCGAGCACATGTGGAATGAATTCGGAGCGATGGCACTGGCTGAAGTGGGTATTGAGGTATACAAAATGCCGGAGAATTCGTCGGTGTTGCTAATTTGGATCGCCATCAGTGTGTGCGTCCTGGCGGCGTTCATATTCGTGCTGTACAGCATTTGGAAGATTGACTTCTTCAAGGACTATAGAAG AATTTCCAAGCTAACTAGAGAGCCTCAAGATGAAGATCGAAGCGAATTGAAGAAGAAGGAATTCGATATATCGATGTTCCCTTCACCGCACCAGATTGTCCCCAGCCTATTCCCAACTGGAGATCCTTATGGCGATCGTGCTAATGAAGCCCAGTATG CGTACGACAACTCCACAATGAACCCATTTGCCGAAGATCTGAATGATTCGTCCAAGTTCAGCAACAACCACGCTCCGCGGAGTCACCAATCACCAAAACAGCAGGTGTTCGAACCACTTTCGCCACTGGACTACTCCCCGAGCATCGTGGACTTCAACG AAATACCGGAAACTCGATCGCCCAGAAGGAGCAGGAATAGTAATCCCTTTCTGCCGCCCAGCCATAGCAGTGGACCGGCGATCGGTGGCGATCGGTAG